From the genome of Gallus gallus isolate bGalGal1 chromosome 4, bGalGal1.mat.broiler.GRCg7b, whole genome shotgun sequence:
AGGCAGCAAGAGTCCAAATGCTGTCAACTGACATTACTCTCACATGAGTGCTGCTGGACAAGCTTTGAGCCAACTTCTCACACCAGGACATTACTTTGTTGAACAGAAACAGTGTGTCTGACACAGTGTTTATCAGGGTATACGTGCTCTCTGTTCATTACATAAACATATGAGAGACATTAAAGGACCACTTAAGTCCATGGCAGCATATTCAATTCAAAACTGTGACCACATGCCTAGAAGGTATATTTAGCAGGTGTTAATATTTTATGCAAGCAGAACAATGTCCTAGTCCCTGTACTGGTTAGCTCAAGAGGGGTGTCACATCTCACTGCATTTGTTAtactttgtgttttgcttttgacaTCAAATTCTGAACAGTATTTTCAAGCCTACGTTGTAACTTCCCAGATTTTGTAGCTTAGAAGCACTTTGTAAGTGTAGCATTTTTAAGTTAATGTTTTTACTAACTTTGCACAGagatttttctaatatttttaaatagatgaaaaaagtttgggttttttttttttttttttgcaagcaaGCAGTTTTTGTTTGTGAATGTAAATAAACATATGTTATGTAAAGATACAGCTAGCTTCTGTAATAAACCATTTGGTTGTTCAGTGAAGATTTGTTGTCTTCTACAGCTATAAAGTAAAAAGGCTTACGCGAATAAAATGACTTCCAGGACAATCCACCAGCAATATTCTGAAAGTGATGCTGCTCCAAGAGTTGACTCAAGTGCTTTCAGTGAGTTTTCTCCctgttctctctctccccacctACTTTGCTCtcttacaattttattttcagttaagtTTTTCTCACATTGTTTTAGTTAAGTTTTTTGTTAGGGACTCAGCATTTCATTAGCACTTCCATTTTGTCAAGTGTTTTAGACTCCTTGAAAGACATGCTGGAAGGGCTCAGAACAAAGCACTGTTAAGAGTTATCTATCTTACCCTCAAGCATTAACATCTACTGAATAACTAAATTATCCTAAATGTTCAGCAGAACACTCTCCAGCCATGCGTGCTTCAAACTACTTCCAACCTCTAAGCTCTGTAATCCAGTACAGAGTAAACCTCTCCTACATACTGCTCATGTCCCCACACTCATCTGTTTGAGGAGTCCTAGGGTCAGGCTTACATTTAACAGGCTGTCGACTGTTCCTTTTAACTTCCCAAACACTAGGAATGCATTTCAACATTAATCATTACAATACAAGAAAACCACAACATAATCCAAGATTAcgtagaaaaaaaatcacacgtGAAAGATGTTTGTGGGAAAGGCAATGAGACCAAACCCAAGTTTTCATAGGATTTCATTTGTCTGTTTCATCCTTGCAAAAAAAATGCCTTGTTGGCAAGTGTTCTACCTGTCAAACTGGCCTTTAAAACTCACCTCTTACAGTCTTTAGGATGAATGTGCAATGCAAAATTCAGCTGACACCCCTCAGCACCAGTGCCTCTAACAGGTGCCCAGCCCCTCAGCCTAACAAAACCAACCCCACAGGAATCACCACATCACCAGACCTGGTGCTACTGGCTGCAGATTTCCAGGAGCCACCAGCTGCTTGGCTTCCATATACTTTTTATGTGAGTCTTCCTACTCATTAATTAGAGAGAGTGGCAAATAACCTACAAATGcaaaatgttcagaaaaggAACAAGATGAAAACACGTTCTGCAAGCAGCTCTTACATTTAATAGCTTCTATGTGGAATCAACCTATCCTATAAAACGCATAAGATTTCTTAAGCTCACTAATTTGGCAAGTGTCTGAGGGAAGAGGGAGTGTTCTGCATTCCCAAGGAACAGCTCTGTTCTTATGAATGCTTTCAAATGGTTGCACGGTGACATGCAAGTTCTTGTTTTGTACTGCTTGGGTCCTCAAAACCAGGTTGCTAGTGCTACTGCTAAACAGTGTTACACAATTCCTATACACTGGCCCTGCCACATAGGACATCAGCCTCCAGCACTCATTGTATTCATTGCTTACCCTTTCTCTGCTGTtacctacagaaaaaaataaaactaaaaaaaaaaataagagagacaACCCCAGTCACAACTTTCCAAGCGCAGTATATAGACAGAAGTGTTCACCACCTACTGACCTCAGCAAAATCTTTTGTCTGTTGTGCAGAGTTCCAGTGTTGGATCTCAGAAGGTTATGCACCCACGCTGAACAGAGGGGCTCTGTGGCTAGCCATAGGTCTGGAGTGGTACAGTCCATAGCACACCTCTGGAAACCAGCAGAAAATACTGACCTGGGGAATGGAAAATGAATGATTAATATTTTCCAAACCTTCTTCATGTGGTAATATAAAAAGCAAGTACATTACCGTGTGCAAGCAAAGAGACTAGATGCACAGGTACCAGCGTTTTAGCACTTACCTTCCTGTAGCTTGGTTTATCTTGTGATAAGCTACACTGTTTTActgactttgctgctgctgaaagatcTTTAGGTCCAGTTAAAAGCTCACTGGAAATGTTCCCATGGAATTCAAAGGTCTCTAGACCAGGCATGTAACAGCAGTTGTGAAGATCTCAATAACTGGCTTTATGGTCCTCTGGTATATACCTTGAGCGGCCTCCATGGAAGCCATTCTAAATTTGTATCGCCACCAAAAACAGTCTCAAATCTAATACTTACATACCTGAAAAACATAAAGACGCTCATCTTAAAAGTGAAAGTTAGAGGAACCATTGCACAGGTACCCTCTTCTTGAACTACAGTGTCAAAAACCAGCACAGTCTCTCATAGCACTGATGATCCCAGCAAAGCGATGACAAGGCTCAGTTCTATTATGATTCCCCCAGAActtccagaaaacaaatgcaaaaatggGTACTGTGGATAAATTACATGCACTGATTCTGTAGTAGCAGTCAACTAAAAAATTATTGGAAAGGatgagctgtgctccagccacACACCCATCTGATGAATACCTCTACCACACACACTAGTTATTAACGTGTGTCtgctaacaaaagaaaatattagtaTTGTGAATATAGATACCTTTCAAGAAATTTCAACACTTTAGGGACATCTTTCCATCAAGCTATTCTTAAATATAATTTCACATCTAAAAATGAAGGTGACTCACATAAAAACAAAGTCAGGCAGGAACAATGAGACTGGATTTTagcagaatgattttttttccccccccccgaTCTTGATATGTTTCTATGACAATTTCCACTCTCTGTTACACAGCACAAAATTGGCAAGCTGTTGTTTCAGTGAACTTTCAAACCTACCTGTCATTACATTTAGCCAATGCTTAGTGAAGGAGATTCAGCTGCACAGTTTAGGAAATGGCTGGGTTACTTTGAATGATTGCATATAACCTAAGAGCAGATTTAATGatcatttttaaatcaaagatTATTACACATGCTTTATTAATATGCTAAAGTCAACAGCTTCAACCTATTGAAGTCATTCCCAAAAGAAACACTGGAGAATTCTGCATGGACCATACTGTGGGATGAGACAACGATAACATACAAGATGAAAAAACATTATCTAAGAGACAAGTAGCTATGCTTGATAGGTGAGGAATAATTTCTAGTTACCtcactataaaaaaaatcaagaaatgcAATGGAACATAACCATTCAATAGCACACCAAAAGCACTGTATGATAAACAATCTGAAAATTAGCTGGCTTTGCACGATACATATCCAGCAAAAtaggtgactttttttttagattaacagacaaaaaatatttcgGATCCATTTTCATAATACACATGCTGACAAGTTTGTAGAAGTTAATAAAATTTGCTTTCATTCATAAGATACGCTCCGATAGCCTATGATAGCTTTCATGATATGGCGGCCAGGGTCTGTTTCACTGTAGAAGATGGtgtaaagtaaaagaaagatagCGAAAATGACCGTTTTCCTTTACAAACACTATCTAGACAACTCCGTGTTCTCAACATACTCTCTCTCCAAAGTCTGATCCCTCAATTTGAAATGATTCTCACAACACTTTACAGGTTATTTAATTGGTCATCAACAAATTCATCACTTCAGAGCAATAAGACTGAATCTTCCTTTAAATTGACTGCATGAGTGACAATTTGATCCCACTGACTTGAATGAAACCATTCATACATCATTTTATGAAAAAACTACCTTTACACTGAAGAGTTTGGATTAAGGGGATTCAAAATGCAAAACGGACAGTTTACTTATCTCATTACTATTTTTAGACTCTACACTCAAGTCTACTGTTCCAGTTCAGGCAAAAGAGAAACACAGGAAAGACAGACACCTCCAGTATGATACCAAAGCAAGGTGGCAAAGTGCCTACAAGGCTACACAAAGCTGGCAACTGAAGTAATGCAGAAATACAACTCCCCCTTTACAGAATTTAGTTGATATGCTGAAGACACTCATTTCATGTCTTCCAGATAATCAGGGGGAATTCAGCATTCTTGGGttccacacacacagacagaagCTGCCATTAACTATATATCATTAACATAAGTGGAAGAAATAGTACATGCATTAAGGcagatgcttttttgttttttaatttttcgtatttttttccacttgtgaTAGCTAACAGCACTCACAGTTACAGAATACTAGAAGACAATGCTCTGAAACACTAACTTTATGCTTAAGTAATGCTGCAGAGACTGCCCAATCATACCAACAGATTCCACATTTGATAACAGCACAACTTTAGCACAAAACATACTTAAGATGAAGAACTTCATAAAACTCTTCCTCAATAGAAAACACAATTTCCAATTTTAAAACACAATGTTGCCCCTATAAAGACACAGCCAGCAAGTCAGTTAAAATGATATACTAGCTAGGACAGACATGGAGGACAGGGACGCTGCTTGCATTACACAAGTGCAAGCAAGTGCTTACTTtgaagcacagtgctgcagttgCTTCTGTTTAACAGAAAAGCTCCGCACTCCAAGTTCTCTATCATTGCAACCTGTTAGAGCTTCCTTTCCATAGCAAAAGGTCCCAAAGAAGGAAGGGTACAGaattcagtaattcaaaacacagctttgtCAAAACCTTAAGTTACGTGATAcgtaataattttaaaagtgaaacaGATTCCTTCACAATGCAGAGATAATTTCGGGTAACACTTAACAGCTCCTCTTCACATACGGCTTCTGCTATGCATGAAATAGTGATcgcaaaaacaacagaaaacactaTTAAACATAAGACTGactgaaaattttaattagCTTTAAGTTTGTACAGAGATACCTATTTTACAGTACTGTTGTGTTGTTTCATGTAAGCTGTTTACATCATCTTTCCATTTCTCACATTTCCACAAACATTGAGAGTAATTTCTTAAGTCACTCTGTGATTCACTTAACTCTGAGAAGCAGAATGCTAGTAACCATGTCTacagaacacacacacatcacagTACAGACTTTCAGTTGGAGATAAGGCTTCTTTTTTTGCCAAATGCCTGCTCATTCTATAAGCAGGACTATAGCTTACTTCCTAGAAGCATGGTCAGGACAAGTCAATCTCATCTTCACTGATCAGGAAACGGTAAGTTACAGTTTCAGCAGGttaaaaaaagtgttatttacATGGTGAGAAAGTTGCCTTCATTACAGTGAGAATATATTATACCAATGAACATCAGAAGTTATACAGTAGTAGCTTATGCCAAACCAAAAATATACATTTGATGTGTACaaatttttaaagcatattacAGGCATTGCAAATGCAGgtaattacattaaaatatttccaatgGCATTGCTACAATTTAAATTAAGAAACGGAATGTTATCAACAAAAGATTTTTATCTTTGCCAGTGTTgatatatgtacatatttaaTCCAAATGTGCAGGATTTTTTAAGTTGTCAAGAGGAGGACCACATTACAGCAATCCTAATGTTATACATGGGCTCAGATAATCTATAACAGTTATGCAACTCAAACCAACAAAATCAGTTGTTCCAATGATGCAGTTTTTCCTGTGTAAGAGAGTGCTGCTTTTATTCCACAGTGCTGAAGTTAAACCCCACTCTCTTTTTTTCAGGGGGAAAGAAACCGGACAGCTAGACAAAGTAACAGTAGTCTAGTATGGCTTTACTGAAACGTTGGGGAAATCTCGAGGTTCACAACTGTTTTGCATGGTCTCTTCAGTAAGGATTGCTCCCCCCCTTAAAGAATAACTTATATGAAAAACAAGGGGAAGACCACACAACACACTGGATCTGCAGTAATTGAACACCTGCAGAAATTTCAGCCCATGTTAGCAGTACTAATCATTTAGTTTAGAGGCACAAGAAAGCTAGAGCACTTAACCACACCATTTCGTAAAGAAATTCAGTCTCCTAGTTCACTCAGAAAACGTTTTTCAACAATTGTTCTCATTAGGCTGATTTCCAAGTCATCCATAActtaagaattttaaaaacCACACAGTAGAAAATGTTGACCTTTAAGAGAACGGGGTGATGGgggagaggaaataaaaactttGGTCCTCCCGGTTACCCAGCAGATAATGGGTTACTccagtttaaaacaaataaagttTATattccccccctcctcccatccccCGCTCTGTCTAAGCACACTGACTATGCCTGGCATTATTATAGAAGATAATATTTTACCTAACCCAGTGATTGATACCATGAGGTTAACTGTGCTTAGCataagataataaaaataagtaaaggaAATGGTAAAAGGAACACACAAGGCTAGAGAGAATACGTGACAGACAAAACTGCAATTCAccatgtgatttttgtttacaACTGGCTAATTCCACCCTCTGAATTGCTGAACACCACAAAGAGCACACATCGGAAATaaagacagattttaaaaaatatttttctatattcAAGTATTAGATAAATTATATAAGACTTTCTCAGGACAATGatgagttttaaaaacaaatcagtagAAACATCATCCAGAAAAAAAGGCTAGTTAAAATATAGATATGCCAAGCTGCGAAGCTTAAATTAGCGCagataattttatattaaatccAGATATCCAGAAATATACACAATAGAATCATCCCAGTTTTCACAAAAGTTTAGAAGGTAGATGATAAAATTGCACTTAATTCTGAATTAATCAGATAGCAAGTCTTTCCTATTCCTCGCTGATCaatttataagaaaaagaagggaacagtGTTATAAAAGAGCAATATGTTTTTGTACATTCTATTTCACTTTTAAACATTTGGTCACAAACAAGGGCCACAGCTTCACTACCTGTCCTGTTGATCAGAATCAGATGTCCTTACATCTGATGTAGACAAATCTAATACAGGATTTACAAATCCAGCATATTCTGAATTGCCATTATCATCCATTTCAGCACTAACAAAGTCATTCTCCCACTCCAATCCATTAGAATCATCAGAAGCTGAAGCTGGATTACTTCCTGTCTTCTTGCTATTAAATTTCAGTGCTGCCCGGAGTATgtcttcttctgtttttgagCGTTCTCTCATTGGAATCATTCTGTTCATGCCTGCAATTTAAGACGTGTTTATGAGAAGGACATGCAAGTATCTTTACATTCCCATTAAAACATAAGAAACAAGAATCATATAGAGATTCAGACTTGGGTAATTTCATTCCTGAGTATCAcaagttttttcttcattctgctcCACAGTGCTGTTATTCACACTGTAGCCAGCCTGGCTCCTAAAATTCAGAGGAAGtcaaaaaatactgtgaaacaATTCAGAAGCAGTATTCATTTCTCCTGTATATGAAACCTACTGCACTCCGTTATGGACATGTAAACATTACAAGATTTTGGAACTGTGCCATTTCCAGAAAAGCTATATATCTGGGAAATCCTGTAATATTCCTGTAATATTCCTGTAATTCATCCTGTAATTCACCACATTTCAAACAGAAGCTAAAAATTAGATATTGGATACATTTTTACTGGAAAGGTAAGCTTAATTTCACacaaaataagacaaaatattGGTCAGATAATTGTACATCAGATCTACTATTTATTATGTCAGCACTCAGACTTTCTGAGAAGTCCCTGTACAACTCTTTACCATAGGCCCTGCTAACATTTGAAATGCACACCTAATCCATAAAGTAGTACCTCAGATCACTGAACCCACCCACAAACACTTTTCAGATTGCTATGGTCTCTACAGTAGATTTTGCCAGTGGATGATAGAGTAACTAAACTGCTTATCATAAGCAAGCAGTCAATCTAGTTCACAGAGATTGTTTAAATATGCTTACAGCTGGATCAGACCCACAAAGAATTTGTTAAGGCTACTTAAAAGTCTTTGAAAGAATTACGAGTCAATACTTCAAATGACCATACTTCCTTTGCAATCATTAAAACAAGTTGTGTTCCATGGATTATGTTAATGTCTCTTCTGCTCAAGATTTGAGGggaacagggaaaagaaatgcacaatTTTCACAATGAATAACTCTTAAAAATACTCCCCCTTTGCAGCACACAAGCtggtagaaaacagaaaaaaaatgcatcaattTCTGCATTTAGGCAGTTTTTGGCACTTCTCGGCACTTAGTGTTTAAGAAGTGCAAAAACAGATGAACACCTGTGGCTAAGTTGTTAGCTGGTCAAAGCGCAAGCCTGCACGTGCTAATTACCTCTCAATGTACAATCTATTATATTTCAACATATATGATACTATGTTCTAGCTTCAGTTCCTCCGGTCCACACTAAAAAACTAGGTTGTATATTTCTATGAAGATTGAGGAAAGTTAAATCTTTCTAGTCCAAAAGCCTGTTTTGACATTTTAGTGCTCCAGATAGTGCCAAACATTTGAATTATGCACACTGTCAAAAAAGTTATGAATTCTTAAATTAAATCCTCGCTTATTTGTGGTGAGTTTTTCAAAAGGCAACAACCCAAAATCTTGGATAACTTTGAAAGAAAGACAAGGGCTTCTGAATATTTCCTAAAAAGAACAGGGAAGATCTACAACAGCAGCAAGGACAGTTGGGATACTCATCTGGAATGCGCATCCAAGATTTATTACcataaaagtaattaatttaaaaacaaatagacaACACAAATCAACCAAAAGATACAAACCCTACCACAATACTTTCCTGAAATACTTCAATGAAACATGCTTGATCTATTTCTGTAACTAAAAAACTATATAGAACAAACTGTTCCTGTTGCTACTGGCTCACAAGAGGGCAGCAGTTCTTTACAGTTCATTTTAGCATGGGCTTACTCTAcagttttgtttaataaaagaaagatttactaaagaattcaaataaatgaattagACAGATAACCACATTTATCAAACTAAGCAGTTTTCTACCTAAAAACTATGTGCAGTTTAATCATTACACATTGAGAGAAACATCATTAGAAATAAGCTTTAAACCATTGCTCCCTTTTATAAATGACAAATTTACCTTCTTCATCTTCCCACTCTAAATCTAATGAAGTGCTGTCATCATTTCCACTCGTTGATTTTGTTTTGGTCATTAAGTCACAACTGCTCTCTGTGTTTGGTGTCAGCACTGTAGCATCAGATGAAAGTCCTGTATAAAAACATTATTCAGAAACACTTGAATTTGAGATTTAACatacaaaactaaacaaattaAGTTTTCATTCTACGTTGTGTCCGATAAATCCCATTTGAAAAAAGGCTTCAACCATCACTTTCAAGACTCCTGGACGTTGTCTCCACACATACAGTTGAAATGGCTTAGTAAAGTTAAATCCATGCACAGAGCTTGTCCCTATATAACTTGCCTTTGAGAACTGGCATGGCAGTAGCTCAAGTcgtatttcctgtattttttgaGCCCTTGAAGCACTGAAgattaaagaggaaaagaactcactcttttctctctctctcccccccccccccccaaacagtACATATAGAAACTAAAAACTATACTTatctgtgtggggaaaaaagcatcaCTTCTGTGCTCCTCAGAGTCACTTTACATTAAAGACATACATCAGAAAAGGAAGACTTACTGCTACTTCGAAAAGCTTCATACTggaattttgtatttcttaagAAAGAATCAAAATCTTCCTCCATCACAGAGCTGTAAGAACAgtgcaagttttatttttagctttataAACCTCGAACACCACCATAAAAGAGATGTTAATCCACATGCTCTCCCATTCACACAGTTCTGAAGAAATTGTTCACAGTCCCTTCTAAGCTACAAAGCACATATAACTAAAATCTAGAAagtgatcacagaatggctttccattctttctgatCACATATCTCCTGAGTCTGAGCTTCTGTTCAATTCTTAGTTATTTCAGCTGAACATGAATTATATCATAAACCAAactttcccctctccttctcTGTCATTATGGATAACtactgattttgttgtttttgtttttgttttaatttaatgtatTCAAATGCTGTAATACACATCATTTCCAAAACGTGACTAGTTCCAACTCATCCAATAAAACCCATTTTTCACAGCTCCTTTTCTTACTGTACTTTCTCCATCTAATTAAACATCCCTTCTATTCCTCCTTTTCCATTCAGAAATAATGATTTGCTTTTAGAACTTCTTCTAAATTCAAACATCCTTTGACAGTAAACGCCTTTGTAATTCGTAAAGAGAATTAAAGGAAGAACATTCATGAAGAAACAAGCAGAATACATAAACCATTCAAGTTCCCATTCAATTAATTTGTACTTTTTCATGGCATTTCTAAGAGCTCTgaataaagacattttaaaattaaatgtttttgttataCAATAAGGCATCTTATATGCATAAATCTATATATGCACATGTATATGTAggtgtgtgcatgtatatatatgtatatacatatgcgTATGTGTTTATAAGATcactttgattctgtgattaaaggGGAATCAAAACTGCAATGAATGAAAAGACTTCTGACTTAAGAATGCAGTACATTTAAGTcttgaaaaacttttttttccccccatatgTGTGAGATAGAGACGAGCAGGAGTAAAAACAGTCACAGTTCAGTTACTATTAACACTTTATATCTTACCTTTGATAGTCTCCATTATTAACAGCATGTGTTCTCTGTGTTATCCTTTGCTGTCTATGCTGCTATTGAAAGAAGTAAATTGTTGAAAATGCT
Proteins encoded in this window:
- the AP1AR gene encoding AP-1 complex-associated regulatory protein isoform X3, which produces MGNCWAQGCCGLLLRREAGRLQRGGGSKYFRTCSTGEHFTIEFENLVESDEGESPGSSHRPLTEEEIADLKDRHYDSIAEKQRAVDMKLQSEQHRQQRITQRTHAVNNGDYQSSVMEEDFDSFLRNTKFQYEAFRSSRLSSDATVLTPNTESSCDLMTKTKSTSGNDDSTSLDLEWEDEEGMNRMIPMRERSKTEEDILRAALKFNSKKTGSNPASASDDSNGLEWENDFVSAEMDDNGNSEYAGFVNPVLDLSTSDVRTSDSDQQDR
- the AP1AR gene encoding AP-1 complex-associated regulatory protein isoform X2, whose translation is MGNCWAQGCCGLLLRREAGRLQRGGGSKYFRTCSTGEHFTIEFENLVESDEGESPGSSHRPLTEEEIADLKDRHYDSIAEKQRAVDMKLQSELALQEEKLRIEEEAFYAAQREAARAAKQKKLLEHRQQRITQRTHAVNNGDYQSSVMEEDFDSFLRNTKFQYEAFRSSRLSSDATVLTPNTESSCDLMTKTKSTSGNDDSTSLDLEWEDEEGMNRMIPMRERSKTEEDILRAALKFNSKKTGSNPASASDDSNGLEWENDFVSAEMDDNGNSEYAGFVNPVLDLSTSDVRTSDSDQQDR
- the AP1AR gene encoding AP-1 complex-associated regulatory protein isoform X1, with the protein product MGNCWAQGCCGLLLRREAGRLQRGGGSKYFRTCSTGEHFTIEFENLVESDEGESPGSSHRPLTEEEIADLKDRHYDSIAEKQRAVDMKLQSELALQEEKLRIEEEAFYAAQREAARAAKQKKLLEQHRQQRITQRTHAVNNGDYQSSVMEEDFDSFLRNTKFQYEAFRSSRLSSDATVLTPNTESSCDLMTKTKSTSGNDDSTSLDLEWEDEEGMNRMIPMRERSKTEEDILRAALKFNSKKTGSNPASASDDSNGLEWENDFVSAEMDDNGNSEYAGFVNPVLDLSTSDVRTSDSDQQDR